The stretch of DNA CGGTGGATCGCCCGTGCGACCAACTCTTTGCCGGCGCCGCTCTCGCCGCGGATCAGCACCGAGCCTCGCGCCGTCGCGACTCGGGCGATCTTCGCCTTCAGCTCGAGCATCGGCTCGCTCTCGCCAATCAGGCCGTCGTACCCGGGCGCCGCGGCGACAAGGCGATCGAAGTTTTGCCGCAACGATCGCCACTCCATCGCTCTCGCGAGCGACACCGCTAAGAGATTCGCCACCGAAATGATGAAGTCGAAGTCAGACTGTCGGAACCGCCCGTCCTCTAAGTAGGCGTGCAGCGCGCCGAGCGGCCGCACATTATCGCGTTTTTCCAGCCCAAGCTTTGGCAACAGTGGCGCGCAGATCGCATCGGCGAACGCGCCGATCTTGATAGTCCCGGAGGAGTCCACGCTCGGCGCCTCTTGGTTGGCGACCCACACCGCGTTGCCAGCTCGGATCACCAGCTCCGTCAGTGACGGGCTGAGCGCCAGCCGCGACGATGCGTCAGAAGGGAGCGAGTGCTTGGCGCGCAGTTCGCCCTCGTCGCTAGGCCAGAGGAAGCCAACGACGGAGGCACCCGTCCTCGCTTTCAGAAGGTCGAGCGCCGTCTGCACGAGCTCGTCCGGGCTGCTCGATCCCAGGAGCTTGATACAGAGTTGATAAAGCAGCATCAACTCTTTGACTTGCTCAGTGTTGGGCAGTCCGTCAAGCGACGCCTCGTCAACGCCGCCGCTCGTGACGTGCCGCTCATCGACGATCGTTTGCGTGGGCGCCGGCGCCATCCCGTCGAAGGTCGCGTCCTCGGCGGTGGCTGGTTCCTCGGACTCGTGGAACTCCAGCTCCGTTGTGCCAATGCGGATGACATGCCCGTCGCCGAGGGTCGCCTTCCCCACCTTCTGACCGTTGACGTAGGTGCCGTTGCGGCTCTTGTTGTCCGCAACGACCCAGCGTTCTTCCTCAGCGACGATCCTCGCGTGGACCCGTGAACAGATCGGGTCGGGAAGCGCGACTTGGCACGCGCCGCCGCGACCCAGCAGGGTGTCGCCCCGTGGCGCCAGGGGAAATCGCGTCCCCATGCGGGGCCCGCTGAGAACGGTGAGGTACGCGTGCAAGGCTGGTCGTATCGGTTGGATTGGCCCGGTGCTCCGAAGCCGTTTCCAGGCCCGTGCTTCGTAGCCTTTTAAAGGTAGTCCACCAAGCCGCCGCCGTCAGCCACACGACGCCCTCCCCAAGACTTTTTGGCCCAGCTAGCCGGCAATTCTGCGTCTGTTTTGCATGTCGTCCCTTCGAAATGCCCCCATAAACTTGGGGAAATCCACTTCCTATCCCACCTTGGCCGATTTGGGCGAGGTTGGTAAGCTGTGGGGCTACGGGCTGTAGCTCAGCTTGGCTAGAGCGCTGCGTTCGGGACGCAGAGGTCGGAGGTTCGAATCCTCTCAGCCCGACTAGACTTACGACGATCCGCTCTACTTCTCTTGCAGAGCACTTGCAGAAAAAGACGCCCCCCTGTTGCAGCAGAGAGGCGTCTCGCGAACCTGTTGGCCCGCTTCGCAGTGGTCCAGATGTCCCCACTCAGTGCCGAGCGGCCTGAGCTATCCGGGAGGTTCGCCGTGAAGCAACCCCAGCCTTTCTTCCGTAAGTTCACCCAGAGCTGGTACGTCCAGCTCGGCGGCAAGCAGATCGCTCTGGGCAAGGACGAAGGCGAAGCCTTCGCCAAGTATCGGCAGATCGTCGGCAGCCCTAGCGGGCTGGACTCGCACGTCACGACCGTGCACGAGCTGCTCGACGACTACCTCGAATGGGTCCAGCAGCACCGAGCCGCGGCGACTTACGAGTCGACCCGCTTCTACCTCTCCGCGTTCGCGAAGACGGTCGGTTCGCAGCTCAAGATCGCCGAGGTTCGACCCTTCCACGTCACGGCGTGGATGGCCTGCCACAAGACTTGGGGCGACACGTCGCAGCACGACGCAATCAGCATCTTGCAGCGAGCGTTTAGCTGGGCCGTCAAGCGAAGGATGCTCGACGAGCACCCGCTGCGGGACATCGAAGAGAAGCCGGCTAAGCAGCGGCGTGAGTTCGTGCTCACGCCCGAGCAGTGGAAGCTGGTGACGGACCACGTCGGTGACGCCCGTTTCGTGGACTTGCTGACCTTCCTTTGGGAGACCGGCTGCCGGCCGCTCGAAGCGCGTCAACTCGAAGCCGGCTATTGCGACCTCGGGAACAGCCTTGCTGTCTATCCGCTCCAGCAGTCTAAGGGGAAGCGACGCCGTCGCGTGTTGTTCCTCAACGCGACGGCTGTGGAGATCTGCCGGCGGCTCGCTGAGAAGCACCCGACCGGCCCCATCTTCCGCAACCGCCTTGGCAACGCGTGGACGAAGGACGCCATGCAGTGTCGGTTGAGCCGGCTGCGGGACAAGCTGGCGATGCCCGAGCTGTGTGCGTATACGTTCCGGCATTCGTTTGCGACGCAGGGCTTGATGAACGGTGTTGATCCGGTGACGCTCGGCCACCTGATGGGCCACGTCGATGGCACGATGGTCGCTAGGCAGTACCAGCACCTGGCGGCCAACCTCGACTACCTCAAGAACGCGGCGGAACGCGTCAAAGGTCGAGGTGCTTGAGCTGTCGCTTGTGACGCTCGGCCTTGGGTAGCTCGCATTGCCCCAGGTACTCGGTGAGCTGGGCCGTCGTGATGCGGATGGCGCCACCGATGCGGTACGCCTTGAGAGCCCCCGTCGAGGCCAGCTTGTAGACCAGCCGGGCGGAGACGTTCAGGCGTTCGGCGACTTGCTGAATCGTCAGCATGCCATCGCTGTTTTCGTGCTCGTTGCTCATGGTTCAGAACGCCACTTTTCGGGCGTCGTGGTGGGTGCAGTTGATTTTGCGATGAACTCTTGACGTAAGTCCGCCCCGGAACGTCACTTCGATCGTGTCGAACCCACCCCGCCCAAGCCCCCACGTTGAGAGGTTAACACCCCTATTAGCCATGGGGCGGCTGGCGCCGGCTGGCAAGCCGTCGGCTGCCTCGGATCGGCCCCGCGGCTTGCCAGCAGGCTCCAGCTTTGATTCTGCCGCATGCATACAAGGGGACCTACGAACGTAAGGCTTCGAGCGGAGAGGGCCCGGAAGGGGCCTCTGGTGCGGTTTGGGGAGGGGTTCAGCTCGGGCTCGGCAACAAAGGGGGGGGTCCGCCCCCTTCGTCACTGTCACCATCACCGTCTCAACTGGCAGCGAAGACGGTGACGGCGACAGCGACGAAGGGGGCTCGCGGGAGCGTTAGCGGCCGCCGCGTCGCTGGCGTTTACCGGGGGAGGCTTCGGCGGACCTGTACGGCTTCGGTTTCCATCCGTAAACGAGCCCCATCAGGTTCTTGCCGAGCTTGGTTTCCAAGACCTGCATGAACCACTTCTCGTTCGATAGGCTGCAATCGAGCAGCAGCGCCGCCATCCGCACATGCGTGTGATTGAACGCGTCGCCGTAGACTTTGAGCTTTTCGACGACGCTCGGCATCAACAGCAGCTGCAGCCGCGTCTCACTGAAATTGCTGGCTCGCAGGAAGCCCGGCGGCGACTTGGCTTTCTGGATTGCGTCCAGACGCGTCGCGATGAGCTGCTCGACCTTCTTCGGGGATTCCGTCGCGAATTCCAACAAGACCGCAGCGAGCTTGCCCTGTGTCCATTCCATCGCACGGGCGTGCTTAGCTAGCTCATCGGCGAGGGACTTCGACGCCGGAATCTGGCGTTTGACGGTTCGTTCCTCGGACGCTGGTTTTCG from Botrimarina mediterranea encodes:
- a CDS encoding sigma 54-interacting transcriptional regulator; the protein is MHAYLTVLSGPRMGTRFPLAPRGDTLLGRGGACQVALPDPICSRVHARIVAEEERWVVADNKSRNGTYVNGQKVGKATLGDGHVIRIGTTELEFHESEEPATAEDATFDGMAPAPTQTIVDERHVTSGGVDEASLDGLPNTEQVKELMLLYQLCIKLLGSSSPDELVQTALDLLKARTGASVVGFLWPSDEGELRAKHSLPSDASSRLALSPSLTELVIRAGNAVWVANQEAPSVDSSGTIKIGAFADAICAPLLPKLGLEKRDNVRPLGALHAYLEDGRFRQSDFDFIISVANLLAVSLARAMEWRSLRQNFDRLVAAAPGYDGLIGESEPMLELKAKIARVATARGSVLIRGESGAGKELVARAIHRASARVDRPMVSVNCAAIPHDLMESQLFGHKAGSFTGADRDHSGFFQQADMGTLFLDEVGEMTPAGQAKLLRVLEGHPFLPVGATQPVTVDVRVLAATNQDLQNYVRDGKFREDLYYRLSVFELRLPPLRERGEDISLLVDFFFDHFKSEHGRPGIQLSPSARERLLGYHWPGNVRQLRNVIDSAVVMAIGQQIEPEDLALRDAGTSAKSAGQIESLRIDEWEKKLILEALARTKGVIPEAAKLLGIGRATLYRKVDQYGIDR
- a CDS encoding tyrosine-type recombinase/integrase, translated to MKQPQPFFRKFTQSWYVQLGGKQIALGKDEGEAFAKYRQIVGSPSGLDSHVTTVHELLDDYLEWVQQHRAAATYESTRFYLSAFAKTVGSQLKIAEVRPFHVTAWMACHKTWGDTSQHDAISILQRAFSWAVKRRMLDEHPLRDIEEKPAKQRREFVLTPEQWKLVTDHVGDARFVDLLTFLWETGCRPLEARQLEAGYCDLGNSLAVYPLQQSKGKRRRRVLFLNATAVEICRRLAEKHPTGPIFRNRLGNAWTKDAMQCRLSRLRDKLAMPELCAYTFRHSFATQGLMNGVDPVTLGHLMGHVDGTMVARQYQHLAANLDYLKNAAERVKGRGA
- a CDS encoding helix-turn-helix domain-containing protein, whose product is MSNEHENSDGMLTIQQVAERLNVSARLVYKLASTGALKAYRIGGAIRITTAQLTEYLGQCELPKAERHKRQLKHLDL